The DNA window CGCGGTAAAGCAAAAGGTCTCATAGcaggttaccgtgacaacactTTCTGGCGACGcaaccctcaaattaaaaaaataacaatgttgCCCTTGGCTAGAGGAAATTTTGGCTTTAGCTGACTGGTAACACTGACACGGTTTGTCGAAGAAAACCTTTGGACAAGTAATTCCACCTCGGACTCCGACAGATCTGTAACTCGTTTGTTACACACATTTGTGTCCTCCTGTGTACATTATACTTtcttatccctctctctcattcagcaTGGTGTGGACTCTGAGGAGCCCCTGCCCTACTCCCACATTGACATCGCTGGTTCCTCCGGCCCCTTCCCTGGTGTGCCCACTGGCGCCCCCATCCTCGCCATGGTGTCCCGCTACATCCTGCCAGGCCCATGAAGGCTTCCTGCTTTCATCCACCCTCtaacaaagtgtttttttgtcaagacaaaaaacataaaaataaaatgtaatccatCCTTTTACTAATCTGTTAGTTTCTGGGTACTCCTTTCAGCTTAAACAGAACTGTGGTAAAGGGTCATGCTTTGCATGTAATGCCTCTGtatgaaagctttttttttctaaatgagaACATAAAATTGATTTCCAGCATTTGCCATCAgtgttgctttttatttgtcAACTATGGACATAGGGCTGTGCACATCTTGTCTGAGAGAACAAATACCCTCGTCCTTACATTTTCCGGTATGTGCAATACAATACCAAGCTGTCACGTGGCTACGATTCTTGGATCTATATAAACGGCATTACTTACATCGTTCTGTTCATGACGGGTTTACTACACCGTTCACCTGCTGTAACCGATAATGCCTGATACGTGTAAAGCCAAATGTGGTACCAGTAGTATTATTATTCCATTATGCTCAATCAAAGCGGGCCAGAAATGCAGCATACACCTTGTGATACCAAAAAAGGTCTGCAAACCAACAGGTTGCATGTTCTAATTGTGTCGAGTActattatttcacaaaaaactgtgaaataacCTAAATGACAGCTACATTTGCCGAATGTATATAATTTAACTCCAGTTCGGAGAACCGAGCACGTTATTATTCAGCCTCGGTGTTCcgaaacagaacagaactaaCGAAACATTTTTATAGgggctccacaattttataattataataatgcagCTAGGCTAATTAGAAAATCGATTGCTTAAGACCAAGAACTTAAACCGCCTGAATACATTTCGGCGCTATTTCTAACTCCCAATCTGCTCATCCTTTTCTGTGAGTGGTGGGCAGTCCTGGAATCGTTATTAAATAAAGACCATTCTGGCTCAAAACGAACATCAGATGGATATATAtgctatgtactgtatatatacgcTCAGTCATGGTCAGACACATGGTCAGATGCAAGTCTTGGATCCAAAATGGCATTATGGGAGGAGTTCATGGGCTGAACGGAAATGACGGAAGATGAACGCCGGCTGATTAAAATAACTCCACAGCGCGCGCGAACAGTTTGATTTTATTCTTTCTCGGGTAGTGGAAGGGATTGCGTCAGAGTTGTTCGCTCCTTGTTCAAAAACGTTTCGCAGtaaaatctgtcattttcacCATCACAGTACATTGGTGAAGACGAAATACTTGTGCCTTATAGTTCTATTACACTTGTAAAAGACCCTTCGTGCAATCATGTTCGAGGCAAGGCTGGTCCAGGGTTCCATTCTTAAGAAGGTTCTTGAGGCGCTGAAGGACCTGATCACGGAGGCTTGTTGGGACGTTAGTTCTTCAGGCATTTCGCTGCAGAGCATGGATTCGTCTCACGTCTCCCTGGTACAACTCACCCTCCGCAGCGATGGATTCGATTCATACCGCTGTGACCGTAACCTCGCTCTGGGTGTCAGTTTGAATAGGTAAGAGGGTAGACTggtgatttaatttttttgtttgctgacAACTTGTGCATTTGTCATGCaatctttttgctttttttttcttttcttccagtACTTGGCTTGAAAGTGTAATTTAGCTGATGTTAGTTTGCTTGCTACGGTAATTTTGATTGATAATATAAATGCCTGCAACCCCGCGAAAGTGTATGATATGTTTTTCTTGATAATCTAGCTATATGACATTAGATATAATACTAATCGAATGAAATTTGATGATAATGCATGCCGCTGTTCCTACCGATTGCCCGGCCATTCATACAAAGTACGCCCTCTTTGAGACTGCGAAAACGCGCCATTAGAATTGAGCCTCTGACGTAATTTCGGCGCCAATCATACATGTACACTTGTTGGCGGGAGTTCATGTGACGTTTGGCTGTAAACTattgctgctttttttaaaactccaacTGATATGTAGCTAGATGTGATTTAGAGTTCGTTAATATGGAAAACGTAATGGGAAAAGTGTGATCCCATGGGTCCTGTGTTGAACAGGTTGAACAGTTGATTTTACTGTAGCCGTACGTGTGTATTTCACGTAATGTTGGTTAATGAAAACTAACGTTATAATCAACTTTTGTGACATCGCTCGTATATCTAATCCGTGTGGAAACACTCAAATAAAATAGTTTACTAGGGaggattaatttggttgctgttCCCTGTAACTAAGTGATCTGTCTGCCCACAGCATGTCAAAGATGTTGAAGTGTGCAGGTAATGAAGACATCATTACCTTGCGTGCGGAGGACAATGCAGACACACTGGCTCTTGTGTTCGAGACCCAGAGTGAgtctttccttctccctctctctctctgccactaTTTACAGAGTATAACTAATTGTGATTAGGGTTGATCTATATATGTGAATCAGGGCTCAGGTGAAGCGAGCAGCAGCACATAAGTGCTTTGTCTTGTCTACCTTTCATAAGGATTTGGTGTCCTTTCCCATTTGCTTACGATGCTGTTTGATAAGTgttgatcccccccccccagaccaggAGAAAGTGTCCGACTATGAGATGAAGCTGATGGACCTGGACGTGGAGCAGCTGGGAATCCCGGTAAGTGGCGCCGCCCACCCCTGAGCCCGTCGCCTTACCCTGCCCTGCGTTTCGGCAGCGCCCCCCGTGACTGcgtctaacccccccccccccccccccccccccccctcctcccacaggaGCAGGAGTACAGCTGTGTGGTGAAGATGCCCTCGGGGGAGTTTGCACGGATCTGCCGGGACCTCTCCCAGATCGGCGACGCCGTCATGATCTCCTGCGCCAAGGACGGGGTCATGTTCTCCGCCAGCGGGGAGCTGGGCACCGGCAACATCAAGCTGTCTCAGACCAGCAACGTGGACGAGGAGGACGACGCAGTGAGTCCCGCCTGATTTCGAGTGCCGTTGGGGTGGGGGACGAGCGGTGGGTAGTGTGTACATTTAGTGGGCATCCGTTATGCTTTGATCAGTTGATACTTGCTTTTCCGTTGATTACGTTTTGTTGACTACAGTGGATTTTGAGCTTGTGGGGTTAATAACCATGTGACTCAAGTAAGGGTATTTATTTGGATTATACGTGAAGCGTGTTCAGTGAGGCATGAAAATGGCAGCTTGGTCTCAATTTAGACCAAAACTATTTCTGCTTGTGATTTTGAGTCGAGGGCAATTTCCGGGTTCTTCCTGTTCCAGGTGACCATTGAGATGAACGAGCCTGTGCAGCTCATCTTCGCTCTCAACTACCTCAATTTCTTCACCaaggccacgcccctctccaAGACGGTCACCCTCAGCATGTCTGCAGACATCCCCCTGGGTAAGCAGCACcgcactgtgctgtgctgtgttagcCCCAGAGTGAACACGGTGTTGGCCAGGCCATCAGTTCCTCTAAGCTTTGATGCTGGCTTTAATAGTCCAGTGAATTCACAAGAGAAATTGGCTTTTATTGGCTTCTTTTAATGCAGTAAATTAAGTGCGAACAGATGGGTtctaattatattatttttatttgattcttTGAATGTCTTGCCTGTTCAGTTTAAGCCAAATGAGGACAATCTCTTACTTGTACCTGTAGCACTCACAAATGCACTAAGTTGAAATGTACCTGGAGGAAAAAGTTACATTCATTTAGTTTTGACAGATTTAGGCTGTGGTGACTgattgctgttgaatgagaggACTGTACTATGCCTGCATTCAAATGcactttctttctgttttcttcacAGTGGTGGCATACAAGATAGCCGATATGGGCCACGTCAAATACTACCTGGCACCCAAGATCGATGAAGAAGCCTCATAATCGTGGGGTGGTGTGGAGAATGAGAAGAAAAGATGGAGAGATTAGGAGTGTGGTGTGGCACTTCCTTGGGAAAGGGGGGGCGGTGTTTGAAATTTGAGCTTGACTGTTTGAAGGGTTGGCTGTTAAGAATGCCACCTCTTTCTggattcttctttttttttttaaatataaaaacatttcttgcCTTTAACTGGCATTTTGTTCCATTTAATTGGACATAAATTGTGTGGTCTTTGGAAAGTGCTGGTGGCTGAAGTGACTGCGTTCAGCTGTTCCATATTGGCGGAGGCAGTGGTGTAGAATGAAATGTCTTTAGTGCACCCTGCAGTCAAGGGCTTGAACGTGGCTTACTGCTAAAATGGCTGGCCGCATAAGATACTTTGGTATGGTTGGTGGGTTGAGGAGTTCAGGGGAGCATGGTTATAACTGAATAGTCGCCACATCTGGGAAATGGGTAGTGCTTGTCCAAAATTAACTTCTATTCCAccatctttttttcctcacttctcacctccacccccctccacccttctGTTCAGTGGGTTAAACCACTTACCCGGGATTTGTAGATATattaactgtaaatattttgccACCCAGTTTTGTATTCTCGAAATGCAAAGTAATAAACCATTTGA is part of the Anguilla anguilla isolate fAngAng1 chromosome 10, fAngAng1.pri, whole genome shotgun sequence genome and encodes:
- the LOC118237231 gene encoding proliferating cell nuclear antigen, whose product is MFEARLVQGSILKKVLEALKDLITEACWDVSSSGISLQSMDSSHVSLVQLTLRSDGFDSYRCDRNLALGVSLNSMSKMLKCAGNEDIITLRAEDNADTLALVFETQNQEKVSDYEMKLMDLDVEQLGIPEQEYSCVVKMPSGEFARICRDLSQIGDAVMISCAKDGVMFSASGELGTGNIKLSQTSNVDEEDDAVTIEMNEPVQLIFALNYLNFFTKATPLSKTVTLSMSADIPLVVAYKIADMGHVKYYLAPKIDEEAS